In a genomic window of Blastocatellia bacterium:
- a CDS encoding caspase family protein, which produces MAKRALLIGINRYRIPGADLRGCVNDVKNIKGALTRYYGFADKDITIVTDFDATKKRIQREIEKLVRRARRGDVLLLHYSGHGSNVPDNDGDEADRRDEILCPTDLDWKDPLTDDWLRRTFDGLPAGVNLTVIMDCCHSGTITRAIEPPDVPSKERFLPSPWDLVAVESGRRLSGVVRGGRRDLLRRARRSQDVVFVDIPEILISGCRDTQTSADAYIGGSFNGALTYHLVAAIKEKKGQLTYRELHARTIELLRQGKFSQVPQLEGRKQVLDRPFLSPLE; this is translated from the coding sequence ATGGCGAAACGGGCCTTGTTGATCGGGATCAACCGGTATCGGATTCCGGGCGCAGATTTGCGTGGCTGCGTCAACGATGTCAAAAACATCAAGGGAGCACTGACCCGGTATTATGGCTTTGCCGACAAGGACATCACGATCGTGACCGATTTCGACGCGACCAAGAAGCGAATCCAGCGCGAGATCGAGAAGCTCGTGCGTCGAGCCCGCCGGGGCGATGTGCTGCTCTTGCATTACTCCGGGCACGGCTCGAATGTGCCCGATAACGACGGCGATGAAGCCGATCGTCGGGATGAGATCCTCTGTCCGACCGATCTTGATTGGAAAGACCCCTTGACGGATGACTGGCTCCGGCGGACCTTTGACGGACTGCCTGCGGGCGTGAACCTGACCGTGATCATGGACTGCTGCCATTCGGGAACGATCACGCGAGCGATTGAGCCGCCGGATGTTCCTTCGAAAGAGCGGTTCCTTCCCAGCCCCTGGGATCTCGTTGCTGTAGAGTCAGGTCGTCGTCTGAGCGGGGTTGTGCGAGGCGGACGGCGGGACCTCCTGCGCCGGGCGCGGAGAAGCCAGGATGTCGTCTTCGTTGACATCCCTGAGATTCTCATCTCCGGCTGTCGAGATACGCAGACGTCGGCGGACGCTTACATCGGGGGAAGCTTCAACGGGGCATTGACCTATCACCTGGTGGCCGCCATCAAGGAGAAGAAAGGTCAACTGACCTACCGTGAACTTCACGCGCGCACCATCGAGTTGCTCCGGCAAGGAAAATTCTCCCAGGTTCCCCAGCTCGAAGGTCGCAAACAGGTTTTAGATCGGCCATTTTTGTCGCCGCTCGAGTAA
- a CDS encoding TlyA family RNA methyltransferase: MVTPKRTKERIDQRLVREGLVESRAKAQALILAGHVLVDDLVVDKPGKLVAQDARVEIKGRLHPYVSRGGMKLEAALRTFGLDVRGLTCLDVGAGTGGFTDCLLQHGAAAVYAVDVGRYQLDWRLRRDPRVVVREGLNARYLKPEDFPVRFDLITIDVSFISLKKILPAVVPLLAPTGAIIALIKPQFEAGRHEISPGGIVRSPATHDRVVGEIRAFAEDDLHLICLGTMESPILGGDGNKEFFIYLRPHPQGDRE, from the coding sequence GTGGTCACGCCGAAGAGGACAAAAGAGCGAATAGACCAGCGGCTCGTTCGAGAAGGACTGGTCGAGTCCCGAGCCAAAGCCCAGGCTCTCATCCTTGCTGGTCACGTCCTGGTAGATGATCTCGTTGTGGATAAACCGGGGAAGCTGGTCGCGCAGGACGCACGCGTCGAGATCAAAGGTCGTCTGCATCCCTACGTGAGCCGGGGTGGGATGAAACTCGAAGCGGCGCTCCGGACGTTCGGTCTGGATGTGCGAGGACTGACGTGCCTCGATGTCGGGGCCGGAACCGGCGGCTTCACCGACTGTCTGTTGCAACACGGAGCGGCAGCCGTCTACGCCGTGGATGTCGGGCGCTATCAACTTGACTGGCGACTGCGACGGGACCCTCGCGTCGTCGTCCGCGAGGGCCTCAATGCCCGCTACCTCAAGCCCGAGGATTTTCCCGTGCGGTTCGACCTCATCACGATTGATGTCTCGTTCATCTCCCTGAAGAAAATTCTTCCGGCAGTGGTTCCCCTTCTGGCCCCAACAGGAGCCATTATTGCCCTGATCAAGCCGCAGTTCGAGGCGGGCCGTCACGAAATCTCCCCCGGAGGGATTGTCCGCAGTCCTGCTACACATGACCGCGTCGTCGGCGAGATTCGCGCCTTTGCCGAAGATGACCTCCATCTGATTTGCCTCGGCACTATGGAATCCCCTATCCTCGGCGGCGACGGGAACAAAGAGTTTTTCATTTATCTTCGCCCGCACCCTCAGGGTGACCGAGAGTGA
- a CDS encoding M28 family peptidase, with translation MKHRAVKKSLVVALVLLPVVARGWGDSSTRPLPSAAALESITPEELRAHVEFLASDELGGRYVASSSNHIAARYLASQLRRYGYRGGAADGSFFQKFDISVRRLVPDRTRLEITGPAGKKTFSYGRDFILFGARGTRTLDGEMVFVRHGVSLPEVNYDDYAKMDVKGKIVVATFSTVPAVTRDGAPLTSRNYPWNQKVATAAARGAQAIILLRSPQEGPLPRFGGSGVAEQVSLASDDPTPSSPIVIVFAGPELAAELCAAAGISPEALSSSDSLPEPKSLGLMARLDVAFENQRYETQNVIGILDGSDPQRRNEYVVISAHYDHVQTRNGQIYNGADDDGSGTSAVLEIAQAFTIGERPKRSILIIFHTAEEVGLLGSRYFVMHPTVPLTAIVANLNIDMIGRSRSPQDTNPANRELSDANTLYLIGSDKLSRELHELSEQTNQDTEKMVFDYRYNREDHPERLYYRSDHYNYARNGIPVIFYFTGLHEDYHRPTDDVEKLDFQKMTRITRLIFATGWRIANLDHRLKVDGSPPGQRPH, from the coding sequence ATGAAACATCGAGCAGTGAAGAAATCGCTGGTGGTAGCACTGGTTCTTCTCCCCGTGGTTGCCCGGGGGTGGGGAGACTCATCAACGCGCCCCCTGCCGTCGGCAGCAGCGCTCGAGAGCATTACCCCGGAAGAACTCCGGGCTCACGTTGAATTTCTTGCATCGGATGAATTGGGAGGGCGTTATGTCGCCAGCTCATCCAATCATATCGCGGCGCGCTATCTGGCATCGCAGCTCCGAAGGTACGGCTATCGCGGCGGCGCCGCCGACGGATCGTTCTTCCAGAAATTCGACATTAGCGTGAGGCGGCTCGTCCCCGATCGAACCCGCCTTGAGATCACAGGACCCGCGGGCAAGAAAACGTTTTCCTATGGAAGGGATTTCATTTTGTTCGGTGCGCGCGGGACTCGGACTCTGGACGGTGAAATGGTCTTCGTGCGGCACGGGGTGAGCCTGCCCGAGGTCAACTATGACGACTATGCCAAGATGGATGTGAAGGGGAAGATCGTCGTCGCCACATTCAGCACCGTCCCTGCTGTGACGCGAGACGGTGCGCCGCTGACCTCTCGAAACTATCCCTGGAATCAAAAAGTTGCTACCGCTGCTGCGCGGGGGGCGCAGGCGATTATTCTTCTGCGTAGTCCTCAAGAGGGTCCTCTGCCTCGTTTTGGGGGCTCCGGGGTGGCAGAACAAGTTTCGCTTGCCAGCGATGATCCGACACCCTCAAGCCCGATTGTAATCGTTTTCGCCGGACCCGAGCTCGCCGCCGAACTTTGTGCGGCGGCTGGGATATCGCCGGAGGCGTTAAGTTCATCGGACTCGTTACCCGAGCCGAAATCCCTCGGCCTCATGGCCCGGCTGGACGTGGCCTTTGAGAACCAGCGCTACGAGACGCAAAACGTCATCGGGATTCTCGACGGCTCCGATCCCCAGCGGCGGAACGAATACGTGGTCATCAGCGCCCATTACGATCATGTTCAAACGCGTAACGGCCAAATATACAACGGAGCGGATGATGACGGTTCGGGGACATCCGCCGTCCTGGAGATTGCGCAGGCATTCACCATCGGCGAACGTCCGAAACGCTCGATCCTCATCATCTTTCACACGGCCGAGGAAGTTGGCCTGCTGGGATCACGATATTTCGTGATGCACCCAACGGTACCTCTGACCGCCATCGTCGCCAATTTGAACATTGATATGATCGGTCGCAGCCGGTCTCCCCAGGATACGAATCCGGCCAATCGGGAACTGAGCGACGCCAACACGCTTTATCTCATCGGCTCCGATAAACTGAGTCGCGAACTGCATGAATTGAGCGAACAGACGAATCAGGACACCGAGAAGATGGTCTTCGATTACCGCTATAATCGTGAGGATCATCCCGAACGGCTCTATTATCGCAGCGATCACTACAACTATGCCCGAAATGGTATCCCGGTGATCTTCTACTTCACGGGATTGCATGAGGATTACCATCGGCCCACCGATGACGTGGAGAAGCTCGACTTTCAAAAGATGACGCGTATCACGCGGTTGATCTTTGCCACCGGCTGGCGCATTGCCAATCTCGATCATCGCTTGAAGGTGGATGGAAGCCCGCCGGGACAAAGGCCCCACTGA
- a CDS encoding sigma-70 family RNA polymerase sigma factor, which yields MRREHKTSQLMRDVGDLMELSDEQIVQRTLNGETEAFGLLIKRWEKKIYSLALRMLGQSEDARDAAQDVFLTAYRNLRQFRGDARFSSWLYRIAINCCYNKLREKQAEHTSLDEATTIAVEDPVVSRIHRQQLAERVRRAVHALPPELRQVVIMKEYEGLTFAEIAEILNIPVSTAKTRLYTGLDQLRKRLTSVKDAL from the coding sequence ATGCGAAGGGAGCACAAGACGAGTCAGTTGATGCGGGACGTGGGGGACCTCATGGAGCTGTCAGACGAGCAGATCGTACAACGCACGCTAAACGGTGAGACCGAAGCCTTCGGGCTTCTCATCAAGCGTTGGGAGAAGAAAATCTACAGCCTTGCCCTTCGGATGCTCGGGCAGAGCGAAGACGCGAGAGATGCGGCACAGGACGTTTTTCTCACCGCCTATCGAAACTTGCGCCAGTTTCGCGGAGATGCACGATTTTCTTCCTGGCTCTACCGTATTGCCATCAACTGCTGCTATAACAAGCTCCGCGAGAAGCAGGCCGAGCACACGTCCCTTGACGAAGCAACCACGATTGCGGTCGAAGATCCGGTCGTGAGTCGAATTCACCGTCAACAACTGGCCGAGCGAGTGCGCCGGGCAGTGCACGCTCTTCCTCCGGAACTCCGGCAGGTCGTCATCATGAAGGAGTACGAAGGACTGACATTTGCCGAAATCGCGGAGATTTTGAACATCCCGGTCAGCACGGCCAAGACCCGACTCTATACCGGGCTGGATCAGTTGCGAAAGCGACTGACATCGGTCAAAGATGCTTTGTAA